A DNA window from Arachis duranensis cultivar V14167 chromosome 3, aradu.V14167.gnm2.J7QH, whole genome shotgun sequence contains the following coding sequences:
- the LOC107479995 gene encoding uncharacterized protein LOC107479995 encodes MADWGPVVIAVVLFVLLSPGLLFQIPGRGRVVEFGNMQTSGASIMVHAIIYFGLITIFLIAIGVHIYTG; translated from the coding sequence ATGGCGGATTGGGGGCCCGTGGTGATAGCTGTGGTGCTCTTCGTGCTGCTGAGCCCGGGCCTCCTCTTTCAGATTCCCGGGAGGGGAAGAGTGGTTGAGTTTGGGAACATGCAAACCAGTGGGGCTTCCATTATGGTTCATGCCATCATCTATTTCGGTCTCATCACCATCTTTCTCATTGCCATCGGTGTTCATATCTACACCGGCTAA
- the LOC107479963 gene encoding uncharacterized protein LOC107479963: MDPQCIIVSPTTSYDALVSSVLGKLGLEGVKRVKKFFYRIPITVLHDTVKYDCFTIGSDEDLQPAASPSFVVDLGGNVGDEVGYGEHHPTEVQCPPSAGVGEGLCDDPDDDEVEPDIIADESGDDVGASDLIRPTGGSSSGTHQYPPHFSSLDLDAMRQDEHPGQLAGFGARDTEGSAGMTKFQVGQQFQDKDEALLSVKTYSIRRGVQYKVVESDYRRYVGKCSEFGNGCTWLIRLSLQQRKGIWEVKRYNGPHTCLATSISSDHRSLDYHVIATFIMPMVRADASVNIKVLLNATTTHFGFRPTYRRVWMAKQKAVAIIYGDWDESYNELPRWVLGVQLTMPGTVAVLRTCPVRVGGQVDKSQAYFHRMFWTFPPCIEAFRHCKPLVSIDGTHLYGKYGGTLLVAIAHDGNSNILPVAFALVEGENAQSWSFFLSHLHQHVTPQPGLLVISDRHNGIKAALEAPDGGWLPPSAYRAFCIRHVAANFALTFKGKDARRLLVNAAYAKTEVEIDYWFDILRSENPAMCDWANRIEYSLWTQYCDEGRRFGHMTTNISECVNSILKGVRNLPVCSLVKATYGRLAELFVRKGREAEAQMGTGQQFSQYLVKCIEANLKTARCFTVTVYDKDNSEYTVAETTPTGSFSLGTYRVSLGSQTCDCGYFQALHFPCPHALACCAYSRLTWQPYVHQVYRLSSVIGVYQMRFTPPIPEGFWPPYAGPTVIPDPNMRRAKEGRPRSTCIRTNMDDADPNRPKRCGLCRQPGHTRRSCPQAGRHTGTVGNE, from the exons ATGGATCCTCAATGTATTATCGTGAGCCCAACGACCAGTTACGATGCTCTCGTTAGCTCCGTGCTTGGCAAACTTGGTCTGGAAGGAGTGAAAAGGGTTAAGAAGTTTTTCTATCGCATTCCAATCACGGTGCTCCACGATACGGTGAAGTATGATTGTTTCACGATCGGGAGTGATGAGGACTTGCAG CCTGCCGCCTCCCCATCGTTTGTTGTTGATCTCGGCGGCAATGTTGGAGACGAGGTTGGATATGGGGAACATCATCCGACTGAAGTACAGTGTCCTCCATCGGCTGGTGTTGGAGAGGGATTGTGTGATGATCCAGATGATGATGAAGTCGAGCCGGATATTATCGCTGATGAAAGCGGCGACGACGTTGGAGCGAGTGATCTGATAAGGCCTACTGGTGGTTCTAGTTCTGGCACACATCAGTACCCACCCCATTTTTCATCATTGGATCTGGATGCCATGAGGCAGGATGAACATCCTGGGCAGCTAGCTGGATTTGGCGCTAGAGATACCGAAGGGTCTGCCGGTATGACAAAGTTCCAGGTTGGTCAACAATTCCAGGATAAAGATGAGGCGCTGTTGAGTGTCAAGACGTACAGCATCCGCCGAGGGGTACAGTACAAGGTAGTTGAGTCTGACTATCGCAGGTACGTGGGAAAGTGTTCTGAGTTTgggaatgggtgcacatggttgattaGGCTGAGCCTCCAACAACGCAAGGGCATCTGGGAAGTCAAGCGGTACAACGGGCCGCATACCTGTCTcgccacctccatctccagcGACCATAGGAGCTTGGACTACCATGTGATAGCGACATTCATCATGCCAATGGTTAGGGCTGACGCATCCGTGAACATCAAGGTGCTTCTAAATGCAACGACAACTCACTTTGGCTTCAGGCCTACATACAGGAGGGTGTGGATGGCGAAGCAGAAGGCGGTCGCAATCATCTACGGGGACTGGGATGAGTCGTACAACGAGCTCCCTCGGTGGGTCTTAGGAGTTCAGTTGACTATGCCTGGCACTGTAGCAGTCCTCAGGACCTGCCCTGTTCGAGTGGGTGGACAGGTGGACAAGTCTCAGGCTTATTTTCATAGGATGTTCTGGACTTTTCCCCCTTGTATCGAAGCATTTCGTCATTGCAAGCCGTTGGTGAGTATTGACGGCACCCATCTATATGGCAAGTATGGGGGAACGTTGCTTGTGGCGATTGCACATGACGGGAATTCCAACATACTCCCTGTGGCATTCGCACTAGTTGAGGGTGAGAATGCTCAGTCATGGTCCTTCTTTCTCTCCCACCTCCATCAGCACGTGACACCTCAGCCAGGTCTGTTAGTTATTTCAGATAGGCACAACGGCATCAAGGCAGCACTTGAGGCACCTGATGGGGGATGGCTACCTCCGTCTGCATACCGGGCATTCTGCATTCGACACGTTGCAGCGAATTTCGCCCTCACCTTCAAGGGCAAAGATGCCCGGAGGCTTCTTGTGAACGCCGCATATGCGAAGACCGAGGTGGAGATTGACTACTGGTTTGACATCCTGCGCTCCGAGAATCCGGCAATGTGTGACTGGGCGAACCGAATTGAGTACTCGTTGTGGACACAGTATTGTGATGAGGGTCGGAGATTCGGGCACATGACGACCAATATATCAGAGTGTGTCAATTCAATCCTGAAGGGGGTAAGGAACCTCCCTGTGTGCTCGCTAGTGAAGGCCACATACGGAAGGCTGGCTGAGCTATTTGTCCGTAAGGGTAGGGAGGCCGAGGCTCAGATGGGTACCGGACAACAATTCAGTCAATACCTAGTAAAGTGTATCGAGGCCAACCTGAAGACAGCCAGGTGCTTCACGGTGACTGTTTATGACAAGGATAACTCGGAGTACACCGTGGCAGAGACGACGCCAACAGGTTCATTCTCACTTGGTACCTACAGGGTCTCACTGGGGTCTCAGACTTGTGATTGTGGATACTTCCAAGCACTTCATTTCCCGTGTCCTCACGCATTGGCATGCTGTGCTTATTCACGTCTTACTTGGCAGCCTTACGTCCACCAGGTCTATCGCCTTAGTTCCGTTATCGGTGTCTACCAGATGAGATTTACACCTCCTATTCCGGAGGGTTTCTGGCCACCCTATGCCGGGCCTACCGTTATACCGGATCCGAACATGAGGCGTGCGAAGGAGGGTCGTCCAAGGTCCACATGCATTCGCACCAACATGGATGATGCAGATCCGAACCGGCCAAAGAGATGCGGCCTCTGCAGGCAGCCCGGACACACTCGTCGGAGTTGTCCTCAAGCCGGACGACACACCGGGACAGTTGGGAATGAATAG
- the LOC110278691 gene encoding serine/threonine-protein phosphatase 7 long form homolog: MGDDPGRLYRLDGVAHIVGVINDEWFSDSGICYWFLIMVYVIPRRCISSVRRQQEMRLDERYVPYLQMASLYHLARLNDRWFRLDEPLVSAFVERWRPETHTFHMPFGECTITLQDVAYQLGLPVDRHYETFGECPDGADEETVRRFARAYMMMLLGTQLFADKSGNRIHIRWLPYVARLEEMGGYSWGSAALAWLYRCMCRVANRHVVKLAGPLQLLQPWIFWRFPTFRPAGYDAFSWPLASRWSGYNPGISNKGPCIQMARLKIDLLQPRDFIWMPYSALNVIQVVHPEVLEPRHTMLWRCVTSLIYFAVVEWHQVDRVLPQFGGVQPPPRPALNIDFLMSKDGRGGDRWFPSHLPDWHLHWQERAEHILQFDIVSDPGPSHEFLAWWHQHGKRFLSPEMLLGDSRGIPIPEEATQRGAG, from the exons ATGGGGGACGATCCTGGGAGGCTTTATCGTTTGGATGGAGTTGCTCATATCGTCGGGGTGATCAACGACGAG TGGTTTAGTGATAGTGGTATTTGTTATTGGTTTTTGATAATGGTTTATGTTATT CCTCGGCGTTGCATATCCAGCGTTAGGCGGCAGCAGGAGATGCGTCTTGATGAGAGGTATGTtccgtacttgcagatggccAGCTTGTACCATCTTGCGAGACTGAACGACAGATGGTTTCGACTAGACGAGCCCCTAGTCAGTGCATTCGTCGAGAGGTGGCGGCCTGAGACGCACACCTTCCACATGCCGTTCGGAGAGTGCACCATCACGCTTCAGGACGTCGCATACCAGCTGGGGTTGCCAGTTGACAGACATTAC GAGACATTTGGAGAGTGTCCCGACGGGGCGGACGAGGAAACAGTTAGGCGCTTTGCCCGTGCCTATATGATGATGTTACTGGGCACGCAGCTGTTTGCCGATAAGTCCGGCAATCGTATACACATCAGATGGCTACCTTATGTTGCTCGGCTTGAGGAGATGGGTGGCTACAGTTGGGGGTCGGCGGCACTAGCGTGGTTGTACCGGTGCATGTGCCGGGTCGCCAACAGACATGTCGTGAAGTTAGCTGGGCCTTTACAGTTACTGCAGCCTTGGATCTTCTGGAGGTTTCCTACTTTTAGGCCTGCTGGGTATGATGCGTTTAGCTGGCCCCTTGCCTCGAG ATGGTCTGGTTACAATCCTGGGATTAGCAACAAGGGACCCTGCATACAGATGGCTCGCCTGAAGATCGACTTGTTACAGCCTCGGGAT TTCATATGGATGCCCTATAGCGCACTCAACGTCATCCAGGTTGTCCATCCGGAGGTCTTGGAGCCTCGGCATACGATGTTATGGCGGTGTGTGACGTCCCTGATTTATTTTGCGGTGGTCGAGTGGCATCAGGTTGATAGAGTGTTACCGCAGTTTGGTGGCGTTCAGCCCCCACCGCGTCCCGCCCTGAACATCGACTTCTTGATGTCGAAGGACGGAAGAGGAGGTGACCGTTGGTTCCCGTCGCACTTACCTGACTGGCATCTTCACTGGCAGGAGCGTGCGGAGCATATTTTACAGTTCGACATCGTGTCCGATCCCGGCCCCTCCCATGAGTTCTTGGCATGGTGGCATCAGCATGGAAAGAGGTTCCTTTCACCGGAGATGCTCTTGGGGGATTCGAGAGGTATTCCTATTCCGGAGGAGGCTACGCAGAGGGGTGCAGGCTGA